A genomic segment from Amphiura filiformis chromosome 10, Afil_fr2py, whole genome shotgun sequence encodes:
- the LOC140162930 gene encoding mitogen-activated protein kinase kinase kinase 20-like, translating to MAYVTIPQEKPKLVDRIAQGGFGTVYKALWNQQEVAAKRLSQDEGRHEVKFLSKLHHPNIVKLLGIFDDKVDFYILLELCDGGSLQSYLDAHRGTHLGLRFYDWAKQTARPIVFLKTLHVVHKDIKASNYLITNGNILKLCDFGLAKDMDVTKSKATEAASYAWMAPELLRDDTLSPTYDIYSYGVVVWELWTTDIPFEGCEVPANLIWRICNDNERPPIPRNCPKPIADLLRQCWQIDWKQRPTMEQVMLMLISAEQFQFIAGPWELEREFGYQHGPGKLREARNIAVCSKRRYRCGGQLR from the exons ATGGCTTATGTAACAATTCCACAAGAGAAACCGAAACTTGTAGACAGAATTGCACAAGGTGGTTTTGGTACTGTGTATAAGGCTTTATGGAACCAACAGGAAGTTGCAGCTAAAAGATTAAGCCAAGACGAGGGACGTCATGAGGTAAAATTTCTCTCAAAACTTCACCATCCAAATATTGTAAAGCTACTTGGTATTTTTGATGATAAAGTGGATTTTTACATACTTCTTGAGCTTTGTGATGGTGGGTCACTTCAATCATATCTGGACGCCCACAGAGGCACCCATTTAGGTCTGCGGTTTTACGACTGGGCGAAGCAGACGGCAAGGCCTATCGTGTTCCTTAAGACGTTGCACGTTGTGCACAAAGACATTAAGGCGTCGAACTACTTGATCACAAACGGCAACATCTTGAAGTTGTGTGATTTCGGATTAGCCAAAGATATGGATGTCACTAAGAGCAAAGCTACAGAAGCAGCCTCTTACGCATGGATGGCGCCAGAACTTTTGCGAGACGACACCCTTTCCCCTACATATGATATCTATTCTTACGGAGTGGTTGTTTGGGAACTTTGGACGACAGATATTCCGTTTGAAGGTTGTGAGGTACCTGCTAATCTCATTTGGAGGATATGTAATGACAACGAACGCCCCCCAATTCCCCGTAACTGCCCCAAGCCAATTGCTGATTTGCTACGACAGTGTTGGCAAATTGATTGGAAGCAACGTCCGACCATGGAGCAAGTGATGTTGATG cTCATATCTGCTGAACAGTTTCAATTCATTGCTGGTCCATGGGAGCTTGAGAGGGAGTTTGGTTATCAACATGGGCCTGGTAAGCTGAGAGAAGCAAGGAACATTGCCGTCTGTTCCAAGCGGAGATATCGCTGTGGTGGACAACTGCGCTGA